Genomic window (Streptococcus porcinus):
TTTGAGGATAGCCTTGGCAAAATCATATTGAGCAAAAATTTCACCACCAGATAAAGTTAAGCCACCGCCAGATTCTTCGTAAAAATCGAGATCTTTTAAAACGTCCTCGATGACCATATCAACTGTTTTAACTTCCCCAACGGTCTCATAAGTTTGTCCGTCTGATTTAAGCATCTGCTCGGGTTGTTTTTTTTGTGATTCTGGATTAGCACACCAGGGACAACGCAGGGGGCAACCTTTTAAAAAGACAGTTGTCCGAATACCCGGACCATCGTGGATACTAAAATGCTGAATATTAAAGACAATGCCTGATTCTGTCATAGTTCAAAATCCTTTCCTAGTAATCTAATGATAGCAAATAAACGTAAATAAATCAATTACGTTCGTAAGTTGATTTATTTACGTTTATTTGCTAAGAAACCTGATATAATAGATGTTGAGGTGAATAATGAACAGATTAGAGAAAATCATTCAATTAGTTTCGGATCATAAACGTATTGATGTTAACAGTTTATCAAAACATTTAGGAGTTTCGAAAGTAACCGTTCGAAAGGATTTAGATAAACTAGAGAGTAAAGGCCTTTTACATCGAGAACATGGTTATGCTGTTTTAAATAGTGGTGATAACTTAAATGTACGCTTGTCCTACAATTACAATATTAAACGGAAAATCGCAGAAAAAGCGGCCGAATTGGTCCAAGACAATGATACAATTATGATTGAGTCGGGCTCAACTTGTGCTTTATTAGCAGAGGTCCTTTGTCAGACGAAACGCAACATCAAAATCATTACCAATTCTTGTTTCATTGCTAATTTTCTAAGGCAATATGATTCTTGTCAGATTATTTTATTAGGTGGCAATTATCAGCCTAATTCTGAGGTAACGGTTGGACCTTTACTTAAACAGATGGTTGATCTTTTCCATGTTGATCGGGTTTTTGCAGGAACGGATGGCTTTAGCCCCAAAATTGGTTTTATGTGTAAAGACATGATGCGTTGTGAAAGTGTACAATATATGGCGGATGCGGCGGAAGAAACGATTATTCTGACTGATTCTAGTAAGTTTTTAAAAGCTAGTCTGGTTCAACAGCTTAGCCTTGACCGGGTGGGGCGTGTTATTACTGATCAAAACCTTGATAAAGAGAGTCAACAACTGCTAAACTCCTTTGGGATTGTTTTAGACTATGTCTGATGGTGTAGGTGTCTATGATGAGAGAAGAAAAGCGGCGCATGCTGGCTAAGCTGGCTTACTTATTTTATGTTGAGGGCAAAAGCCAGACACAGATTGCTGAGGAGACGGGGATTTATCGCACAACTGTTAGTCGTATGCTGGCAAAGGCGAAAAAAGAAGGTATTGTTCGTATCGAGATTGCTGACTATGATACGCATCTGTTTGGTTTAGAAGAGTATGTTCGGCAAAAATATGGTTTGGAAAAAATTGATATTGTGCCAAACGACCCAGAGGATAGTCTAGCTAATACTCAAAGTAAGCTTGCAAGAACAGCAGCTGAGGTTTTGCGTAATACGGTTAGAGATGGGGATAAAATTGGGATTGCTTGGGGAGCAACCTTGTCCAGTGTAATTGATGAGCTGGACCCTAAATCCATGACGGGTGTCTGTGTTTGTCCACTTGCAGGTGGCCCTAGCCATATTAATGTTCAATTCCATGTTAATACTTTAGTTTACCGGCTGGCTAGAATTTTTCAAGGCAAGAGTACTTTTATTAATGCTATGGCCGTGCAGGAAAATAAAGACCTTACTAATGGGATCTTACAGTCTAAATATTTTGAAAGTTTATTAGAAAGCTGGAATCAGCTTGATTTAGCTATAGTGGGGATTGGTGGCGAAGCGCATAGTGGGGAAAAAAGTCAGTGGCTTGATTTGTTAACCACTGCTGATTTTGAACAGTTAAAAAAGGAAGAGGCGGTAGGTGAAGTTTGTTGCCGTTTCTTTGATCAGTACGGTAATCCTGTTTACTTAGGTTTGCAAGAACGAACCATCGGTATCTCGCTCAAGCAATTGGAACAGGTACCAAAAACGTTAGCCGTTGCAAGGGGAGCTTATAAAGCAAAAGCTATCTTGGCAGCACTGAAGGCGGGTTTTATTAACTATTTAGTGACAGATAAAGACACCTTGATGCGTGTGCTAGAGTTAGATGATGACCTTGAAAACGTCAAACACTTTTGCTAAAGGAGTAAATCTTAAGTCTTGATGCTGATCAGGGCTTTTTTTGTGCAAAAGACGAGTTGATTTCCATTGTTAGTTGCTTTCTTAATATCTATCCGTTTAGGTATTTAGTGAGGGTGTAAGTAATAAATGGCTAGTTTTTTGCACAAATGTGCACAAATAAAAAGATGGCACGATAGGCATTGACCCTGATAGCAAAAATGCTAGAATAAAATTATAGGCGAAAGGAAAACGGTTACAATTGCAACTGTGGAACTTTCAAAAGAAAGCTATAACAAAGTAAAGTAAGGAGATGAAAGAAATGGAATTAATCGTGCCTGATCAAATTATAATGGGTTTAATTTTAAATGCTGGAGATGCCAAACAGCATATCTATCAAGCGTTGAAGTTTGCAAAATCTCAGGACTATGAAAATAGTGACCGTGAGATGGCACTTGCTGACAATGCTCTATTAGAAGCACATAATTTGCAGACCCAGTTTTTAGCTCAGGAAGCGAGTGGGAATAAATCAGATATATCAGCTTTATTTGTCCACTCACAAGATCACTTGATGACAACTATTACTGAAATTAATTTGATTAAAGAAATTATTGATCTTCGTAAAGAATTAGCAACTAAGTAGATTTAAAAATAACTAAAGGAGATAAAGATGATGAAAATTGGCTTATTTTGTGCAGCAGGTTTCTCTACAGGTATGCTGGTTAATAATATGAAGGTAGCAGCTGAAAAAAGAGGAATAGAATGTCAGATAGAGGCTTATTCTCAAGGGAAATTGGCAGATTATGCCCCTCAGATTGATGTCGCTCTTTTAGGTCCTCAAGTTTCTTATACTTTAGAAAGTTCAGAAGCTATCTGTCAAGAACATGGTATCCCAATTGCAGTTATCCCAATGGCTGATTATGGGATGTTGGACGGTGAAAAAGTGCTTGACCTAGCCTTAGGCCTTGTTAAACGATAGGAGTCCATGATGGCCAAGATAAATACACAAAAAATCATTGCACCAATTATGAGATTTGTTAATATGAAAGGGATTATTGCTCTCAAAGATGGGATGCTTGCTATCTTGCCTTTAACAGTGGTTGGTAGTCTCTTTTTAATTGCTGGTCAGATACCATTTCAAGGTGTTAATGAAGCAATAGCAAAGGTCTTTGGTGAGAACTGGACAGAGCCATTCATGCAAGTGTACTCTGGTACTTTTGCTATTATGGGTTTGATTTCTTGTTTTGCTATCGCTTATTCCTACGCTAAAAATGCTGGTGTCGAACCACTTCCTGCTGGTGTTCTATCATTATCTGCCTTCTTTATTTTATTACGATCTTCCTATGTTCCAGTAAAAGGAGAAGCTATTGCAGATGCCATTAGTAAGGTATGGTTTGGCGGTCAGGGAATCATAGGAGCTATTCTCATTGGTCTAGTGGTTGGCGCAATCTACACGGAATTTATCCGTCGACATATTGTCATAAAAATGCCCCCACAAGTGCCACAAGCTATTGCTAAACAATTTGAAGCGATGATTCCAGCATTTGTCATCTTTACCTTGTCAATGGTTGTCTATCTTATTGCAAAAGCTATTACTGGTGGTGGGACATTCATTGAGATGATTTACTCAGTGATACAAGTTCCTCTGCAAGGCCTAACAGGTTCCCTTTATGGTGCGATCGGTATTGCTTTCTTTATTTCATTCTTATGGTGGTTTGGAGTGCATGGACAATCAGTTGTTAATG
Coding sequences:
- a CDS encoding DeoR/GlpR family DNA-binding transcription regulator, whose protein sequence is MNRLEKIIQLVSDHKRIDVNSLSKHLGVSKVTVRKDLDKLESKGLLHREHGYAVLNSGDNLNVRLSYNYNIKRKIAEKAAELVQDNDTIMIESGSTCALLAEVLCQTKRNIKIITNSCFIANFLRQYDSCQIILLGGNYQPNSEVTVGPLLKQMVDLFHVDRVFAGTDGFSPKIGFMCKDMMRCESVQYMADAAEETIILTDSSKFLKASLVQQLSLDRVGRVITDQNLDKESQQLLNSFGIVLDYV
- a CDS encoding sugar-binding transcriptional regulator, yielding MREEKRRMLAKLAYLFYVEGKSQTQIAEETGIYRTTVSRMLAKAKKEGIVRIEIADYDTHLFGLEEYVRQKYGLEKIDIVPNDPEDSLANTQSKLARTAAEVLRNTVRDGDKIGIAWGATLSSVIDELDPKSMTGVCVCPLAGGPSHINVQFHVNTLVYRLARIFQGKSTFINAMAVQENKDLTNGILQSKYFESLLESWNQLDLAIVGIGGEAHSGEKSQWLDLLTTADFEQLKKEEAVGEVCCRFFDQYGNPVYLGLQERTIGISLKQLEQVPKTLAVARGAYKAKAILAALKAGFINYLVTDKDTLMRVLELDDDLENVKHFC
- a CDS encoding PTS lactose/cellobiose transporter subunit IIA, whose translation is MELIVPDQIIMGLILNAGDAKQHIYQALKFAKSQDYENSDREMALADNALLEAHNLQTQFLAQEASGNKSDISALFVHSQDHLMTTITEINLIKEIIDLRKELATK
- a CDS encoding PTS sugar transporter subunit IIB, with the protein product MMKIGLFCAAGFSTGMLVNNMKVAAEKRGIECQIEAYSQGKLADYAPQIDVALLGPQVSYTLESSEAICQEHGIPIAVIPMADYGMLDGEKVLDLALGLVKR
- a CDS encoding PTS sugar transporter subunit IIC; translated protein: MAKINTQKIIAPIMRFVNMKGIIALKDGMLAILPLTVVGSLFLIAGQIPFQGVNEAIAKVFGENWTEPFMQVYSGTFAIMGLISCFAIAYSYAKNAGVEPLPAGVLSLSAFFILLRSSYVPVKGEAIADAISKVWFGGQGIIGAILIGLVVGAIYTEFIRRHIVIKMPPQVPQAIAKQFEAMIPAFVIFTLSMVVYLIAKAITGGGTFIEMIYSVIQVPLQGLTGSLYGAIGIAFFISFLWWFGVHGQSVVNGIVTALLLSNLDANKALLAANKLTLENGAHIVTQQFLDSFLILSGSGITCGLVIAMIVASKSKQYKALGKVAAFPALFNVNEPVVFGFPIVMNPVMFLPFVLVPVLAALLVYGSISIGFMQPFSGVTLPWSTPAIISGFMVGGWQGALIQILILVLSTIIYFPFFKVQDKIAYQNELSAENQNK